In Vibrio sp. FE10, the following are encoded in one genomic region:
- the phoB gene encoding phosphate regulon transcriptional regulator PhoB — translation MSRRILVVEDEAPIREMLCFVLEQKGYQAVEAEDYDTAVNKLCEPFPDLVLLDWMLPGGSGINFIKHMKREELTRNIPVVMLTARGEEEDKVRGLEVGADDYITKPFSPKELVARLKAVIRRVTPTALEDVIDVQGLKLDPVSHRVTASEGPVDMGPTEFKMLHFFMTHQERVYSREQLLNNVWGTNVYVEDRTVDVHIRRLRKALESAGHDKLIQTVRGAGYRFSTKA, via the coding sequence ATGTCGAGAAGGATTCTGGTCGTTGAAGATGAAGCACCTATTCGTGAGATGCTGTGTTTTGTACTTGAACAAAAAGGCTACCAAGCAGTAGAGGCTGAAGATTACGATACAGCGGTAAACAAGCTATGTGAACCTTTCCCAGATCTAGTATTACTAGATTGGATGCTACCTGGTGGTAGCGGGATAAACTTTATCAAGCACATGAAGCGTGAAGAGTTAACTCGCAACATCCCAGTGGTGATGCTGACGGCTCGTGGTGAAGAAGAAGATAAGGTTCGCGGTTTAGAAGTTGGCGCTGACGACTACATTACCAAACCTTTTTCGCCAAAAGAGTTGGTCGCTCGTCTGAAAGCGGTTATTCGCCGTGTAACACCAACGGCATTGGAAGATGTGATTGATGTTCAAGGGCTTAAATTAGACCCTGTATCTCACCGTGTTACAGCAAGCGAAGGTCCAGTTGATATGGGACCAACTGAGTTCAAAATGCTGCATTTCTTTATGACTCACCAAGAGCGAGTATACAGCCGAGAGCAACTGTTAAATAACGTTTGGGGTACCAACGTTTACGTTGAAGATCGTACGGTTGATGTTCATATTCGACGTCTACGCAAAGCACTTGAATCTGCAGGTCATGATAAATTAATTCAAACGGTTCGCGGCGCAGGCTACCGTTTTTCTACAAAGGCTTAA
- the phoR gene encoding phosphate regulon sensor histidine kinase PhoR: MVEKLTWKKLAWELAFFYAPWVLVGWIFGYLPWLLLAATVLQLGWHLHNQMRLSAWLWDEKRLTPPSGSGNWESLFNGIYRMQQRQRRKRKELTNLIRRFRNGAESLPDAVVVFRGEGNIVWCNKLAQYLLGFRWPDDSGQPISNLIRTPDFIKYLNKQDFSEPLEMPSPLNVERMLELRIVPYTEGEHLMVVRDVTQLKQLEGMRRNFFANVSHELRTPMTVLQGYLEMTEDPDMIVGPMWTKAHGVMTEQLNRMNSLVNQLLTLSKIEAAPMHELDEVVNVPAMLEVLEKEAASLSGDREHKLEFDIDKSLRVLADEDQMRSAISNLVYNAVKYTPPGATVKVRWYQTSQGACLDVSDTGDGIEPQHLHRLTERFYRVDKARSRDTGGSGLGLAIVKHALSHHDSHLEIQSEVGVGSRFHFTLPSRLTV; the protein is encoded by the coding sequence ATGGTTGAGAAGTTAACCTGGAAAAAGCTAGCTTGGGAGCTGGCTTTTTTTTACGCACCATGGGTTTTAGTCGGATGGATATTCGGTTACCTACCTTGGTTACTGCTGGCTGCTACGGTATTGCAGCTCGGCTGGCATTTACACAATCAAATGCGTTTGTCCGCATGGTTGTGGGATGAGAAGCGTCTAACACCACCTTCAGGCTCAGGAAATTGGGAATCTCTGTTTAACGGTATCTATCGTATGCAGCAGAGACAGCGTCGCAAGCGCAAAGAATTGACCAACCTTATCCGCCGTTTCCGAAACGGTGCTGAATCCCTTCCCGATGCCGTTGTGGTGTTTCGCGGTGAAGGCAATATTGTTTGGTGTAACAAGCTTGCTCAGTATTTACTGGGTTTTCGCTGGCCAGACGATTCAGGTCAACCGATCTCGAATTTGATCCGAACTCCGGATTTTATCAAGTACCTCAATAAACAAGATTTCTCCGAGCCGTTAGAAATGCCATCGCCACTCAATGTGGAACGTATGCTTGAGCTGCGTATCGTGCCTTACACCGAAGGTGAGCACTTGATGGTAGTACGTGATGTTACTCAGCTGAAACAGCTGGAAGGCATGCGTCGGAATTTCTTTGCTAACGTTTCTCACGAGCTACGTACTCCTATGACCGTACTTCAAGGTTACCTTGAAATGACGGAAGACCCAGACATGATTGTTGGCCCAATGTGGACGAAAGCTCATGGTGTGATGACTGAGCAATTGAATCGCATGAACAGTTTGGTCAATCAGCTGCTAACGCTTTCAAAGATTGAAGCGGCGCCAATGCATGAATTGGATGAGGTGGTTAACGTTCCTGCGATGTTAGAAGTTCTTGAAAAAGAAGCGGCTAGCCTAAGTGGGGATCGTGAACATAAGCTGGAGTTTGATATTGATAAGAGCCTGCGCGTATTAGCTGATGAAGATCAGATGAGAAGTGCGATATCGAATCTGGTTTATAACGCGGTTAAGTACACTCCGCCTGGTGCAACCGTCAAGGTCCGTTGGTATCAAACCAGTCAAGGTGCGTGTTTGGATGTGTCAGACACCGGTGATGGCATAGAACCTCAGCACTTGCATCGACTCACCGAACGTTTCTATCGTGTTGATAAGGCGCGCTCTCGTGATACGGGGGGCAGTGGTCTAGGGTTAGCTATCGTTAAACACGCACTTAGCCACCATGACTCACACTTAGAAATTCAAAGTGAAGTCGGTGTTGGTAGCCGTTTCCATTTTACACTTCCAAGCCGATTGACTGTGTAA
- a CDS encoding PstS family phosphate ABC transporter substrate-binding protein, translating into MRLPIVSALALAITHYAYAEQGVESLPDYSKVPGISGSLLSVGSDTLAGMTTLWVEEFKSYYPNVNAQVQASGSSTAPPALTEGTAHLGPMSRPMRLREIEAFEREHGYKPTALRVAIDAIGLFVHRDNPVEGLNFRQIDGIFSQTLRCGATKPLNSWQDLGIEQPWAKHRFQLFGRNSVSGTYGYFKQNALCGGDFKNRVNEQPGSASVVQSVASSISGIGYSGIGYRVAGVKLIPIAEQGSDYVEPTRANILSGDYPLSRFLYVYVNKHPDKPLSPVEREFLTFVFSKQGQELVEKDGYLAIPSEFAEQELAKIGL; encoded by the coding sequence ATGCGTCTTCCTATTGTTTCTGCGCTCGCGTTGGCTATAACTCACTACGCTTATGCGGAGCAGGGTGTAGAGTCGCTTCCTGATTACTCTAAAGTTCCGGGTATTTCTGGCAGCTTGTTGTCTGTTGGTTCCGATACCTTAGCGGGAATGACGACGTTATGGGTTGAAGAGTTTAAGTCTTATTACCCGAACGTGAATGCTCAAGTTCAGGCGTCTGGTTCTTCTACTGCACCTCCTGCATTAACGGAAGGTACTGCGCACCTCGGGCCGATGAGTCGTCCGATGCGCTTACGTGAAATTGAAGCATTCGAAAGAGAGCATGGATATAAACCCACAGCCCTTCGAGTTGCAATCGATGCCATAGGCTTGTTTGTACACCGTGATAACCCAGTTGAAGGGCTTAACTTTCGACAAATCGATGGGATCTTTTCTCAAACATTACGCTGCGGTGCAACGAAACCACTCAATAGTTGGCAAGATCTAGGTATTGAACAGCCTTGGGCTAAACATCGATTCCAACTGTTTGGCCGAAATTCGGTTTCAGGGACTTACGGCTATTTCAAGCAAAATGCCTTGTGTGGCGGCGATTTTAAGAACCGAGTGAATGAACAGCCTGGCTCTGCATCTGTGGTTCAATCCGTGGCCTCTTCCATTAGTGGTATTGGCTATTCTGGAATTGGTTATCGCGTTGCAGGTGTGAAATTGATACCGATCGCTGAACAAGGTTCTGATTATGTAGAGCCTACTAGAGCTAACATCTTGAGTGGCGATTACCCACTATCTCGTTTTCTGTATGTCTACGTAAACAAGCATCCAGATAAGCCACTTTCACCAGTTGAGAGAGAATTCCTTACTTTTGTTTTTTCAAAGCAAGGGCAGGAGTTGGTGGAAAAAGATGGTTACTTGGCAATACCATCTGAGTTCGCAGAACAAGAATTAGCGAAGATAGGGCTATGA
- the ppx gene encoding exopolyphosphatase — protein MQLIDHKRSRRIAAIDLGSNSFHMVVAQVFEQHLQLVSRHKQKVRLGDGLDANLHLSESAIQRGLDCLELFAERLTDFELDDVRVVATHTLRKAKNSRVFLDRAKKVFPFPIEIIAGKEEARLIYNGVEHTQATSNSKLVIDIGGGSTEIVAGQGFTPTTMHSLPMGCVNFTQRFFADKILKPEKFAIASTAAIRLIEPVVNEYRGVTWEIAFGSSGTAKSIKEVLIGLGFTDGYVTPQRLSYLKNRLCEFDTSDDINLSGLSDERKAVFAAGVSILSAVMDTLDIKELHFSDGALREGVLYDMEERFKDIDIRTRTAETLISRYHVDLTHGERVKKLAVTLLKQAQSQINIPVHRELLDLLGWSALLHEAGQSISFQGYHRHSAYLLKHTTMPGFNAEQQRLLSLLARNQRKAIKLRELPELYLFTEDQVTLLIRVLRLAIILNRQRSQSPIPEIHLRIETGECWSLTGSNLDWLTEHQLISYELTEEQERWKSVGWTLVLN, from the coding sequence ATGCAGCTAATCGATCATAAACGTTCAAGACGTATTGCCGCCATCGATTTGGGTTCGAACAGCTTCCATATGGTTGTCGCTCAGGTCTTTGAGCAGCACTTACAATTAGTGAGTCGCCACAAACAAAAAGTACGATTAGGTGACGGGCTCGACGCTAACCTACACCTATCAGAAAGTGCCATTCAACGGGGTTTAGACTGTCTTGAACTCTTTGCTGAACGACTGACCGATTTTGAACTCGATGATGTGAGAGTCGTTGCTACCCATACACTCAGGAAGGCAAAAAATTCCAGAGTTTTTCTGGATCGGGCAAAAAAGGTTTTTCCCTTTCCGATAGAAATAATCGCAGGCAAGGAAGAGGCCAGACTCATCTACAACGGTGTCGAACATACTCAAGCCACCTCTAACAGTAAACTCGTTATCGACATTGGTGGCGGCAGTACAGAAATCGTCGCTGGGCAAGGTTTTACACCAACAACTATGCATAGCTTACCTATGGGTTGTGTCAATTTTACCCAACGCTTCTTCGCAGATAAAATATTAAAGCCTGAAAAATTCGCCATTGCTAGCACCGCAGCGATTCGTTTAATTGAGCCTGTAGTAAATGAATATCGCGGCGTCACTTGGGAGATCGCTTTCGGCTCTTCCGGCACAGCGAAATCAATAAAAGAGGTCTTAATTGGATTAGGGTTTACTGACGGCTATGTAACTCCACAGCGGCTTAGCTACCTCAAAAATCGATTATGCGAATTTGACACCTCTGATGACATCAACCTTTCAGGTTTGAGTGACGAGAGAAAGGCCGTATTTGCCGCAGGAGTTTCAATTCTATCTGCCGTCATGGATACTCTCGATATCAAGGAGCTTCATTTTTCTGATGGCGCATTAAGAGAAGGGGTTCTTTATGATATGGAAGAAAGGTTTAAAGATATTGATATCCGCACTCGAACAGCCGAAACACTCATATCTCGCTATCACGTAGATTTAACTCATGGGGAAAGAGTAAAAAAACTAGCCGTCACCTTGTTGAAACAAGCTCAATCTCAAATCAACATACCTGTGCATCGCGAGTTGCTTGATCTTTTGGGTTGGTCAGCACTGCTTCATGAGGCCGGACAAAGTATCTCATTCCAAGGTTATCATCGCCATTCAGCTTACTTGCTTAAACATACGACGATGCCCGGTTTTAATGCTGAACAACAACGCTTGTTGTCGCTTTTAGCTCGCAATCAAAGAAAAGCCATTAAGCTTCGCGAGTTGCCAGAACTCTATTTATTTACCGAAGACCAAGTAACACTGCTCATTAGAGTTCTGAGACTGGCGATTATTCTTAACCGACAACGAAGCCAATCCCCAATCCCAGAGATACACTTAAGGATCGAAACAGGAGAGTGTTGGTCTTTGACCGGAAGTAATCTTGACTGGCTAACAGAGCATCAGCTAATTAGCTATGAACTTACAGAAGAGCAAGAACGCTGGAAAAGTGTGGGTTGGACGTTAGTGTTAAATTAA